One region of Oryza sativa Japonica Group chromosome 10, ASM3414082v1 genomic DNA includes:
- the LOC4349313 gene encoding mediator of RNA polymerase II transcription subunit 12 isoform X3 yields MQRYTGAGHNAGFGGGVPGRGVVAGGREKGRLEPSSFHGANYPANLRWRQPLVAPYKLKCDKESLNARLGAPDFYPQTLSCAEETLTKEYVQSGYKDTVEGIEEAREIVLSQIPYLSKPDIATKCKEALKKRFRAINESRAQKRKAGQVYGVPLSGSLLTKPGMYPEQMHSNEDTRRKWIEALVQPNRRLWSLAEQVPRGFRRKLLFNYLIRYNVPLLRASWLVKVTYLNQVQTSSNNVSSAAPDSLRSQHWTKDVIEYLQLLLDELCSKNGFFGLPSSQEQSLPCLVAGDSPIKLKTGASPASADVEEPSLHFKWSYMIRIVQCHLMEQLLVPSLLIEWVFNQLQERDSTEVLELLLPIVLSLVDTITLSQTYIHMLVEILIQRLSDASPGSLSVKNNPKRSSITSALVELLQYLILAVPDTFVSLDCFPLPSVVAPDVYGKGALLKIAGGGKIASSRRQNASRHLSCGYAICSVQRRASDLSLVANPNLQVRGAANVVQALDKALVTGNLTAAYTSVFNYLSDTLMEETWIKEVSPCLRSSLMWMGAVELSLVCSVFFICEWATCTFRDCRTSQCQNVKFSGSKDFSQVYMAVSLLKDKMNEINNLSSSKSSSQLAMKDHLKSATLNHSSIKVTAMETASGFRDSTGSIDENNKKDIFSSPGPLHDIIVCWLDQHEISDASGFKSVDVFMTELIRSGIFYPQTYVRQLIVSGITIWNDSLFDLEKKTRHYKILKHLPGFCLFNILEEAKIAEDQVLYEIVSTYSSERRLVLSELSSGLATDANVEGRVPLSSCLQKQPDLLMDSTDDNHGRVAVQVEEVKLMISGLLNLGYSTLLAESGREETKKTKKGQTDLVDSEEDVGHAKTGCKDSSRTKRQKLDKNVFPFQGSPLVQSDEEDFWWVRKEQKQELFTVETIHQSIEQTSGGKATVVQKTQNIAQLAAARIDGSQGASTSHVCDNNLSCPHHKPGTNSDILKDADHMSMLTLAEVGKSLKRLRLLERRSISIWLLKSIKQLIEGDEVKHSKANNSISASTVQHSGKIASGWRFGEDELLSVLYIMDTCCDLLSSVRLLIWLLSKIYIGRTTSGQVGRGVMHPKHKENQVFQVAEAFLFSSLLRYENILIAMDLLPEVLSVSMNRTVHKSGERQSTSVAFAYARYFLRKYRDVTSVARWERNFRSTSDKRLLAELDSGKSITGDSIISGISSGEELDGHVHKKLNGKAGVLPSMKEIVQRQTDEFLRNLRENNATAPKNPSFSETEDSYQTAHDIVLGLADCIRQNGGANPDGDHSLVASAVSAIVDNAGHAIAKHLDISGGNNPGVTSINSLNLIQHILDIHINSLALLRETLGDRFSRIFEISLAVEASSAVAASFAPPKAHRSQQSSETHDESGNHANEVPSNPSKCFNVKAVKVSAAVSALVVGAIIYGVVSLERMMVVLRLKEGLDILQFLRISKASTNGVTHSIGNFKIDSSTEVLVHWFKILIGNCKTVYNGVIAEILGDSYVLAFSRLQRTLPLGIVLPPAYSIFAMVLWRPYLYDTSTSNHEDIQLYQSLLGAISDITRHQPFRDVCFRNMHLFYDLLAADVGDSEFAAIVELRSPDECLKALSPLRARVFLNALLDCEIPVTMRDDGTYALEPGCAEASTKNDVKFPERLIEILNVLQPAKFHWQWVELRLLLDEQSLIEKPKNVPYVKALRSLSPNAENFTLSEREKGLTEVILSRLLVRPDAAPLYSELIHLLGKLQESFVMGIKWFLQGQDVLLGNNSVRQQLVNLTQRKGFPMKTQFWKPWGWSKLVGYANANKSSKRKLEVTSIEEREVDGLIDSRKSSNRKSLNVGTSPEGHGSTQKYFTQEALAELVLPCIDRSSSEFRFVFAGDLIKHMGVISEHIKAAVWNGINKLNSSNPSGNEGLSKPNGRKGIFSGSPNIRKHSPVPNDSTTPSASALRSSIWLRLQFIIRLLPVIIADSNMRQTLASSLLSLVGTRVVYEDADSLEPYMDDVLLDCPSESLFDRLLCVLQALLGNSQPSWLKTKPSSKPAVKFLRDLSAIDKEVTKSLQCALDRMELPATIRRRIQVAMPILPTSRLSSITCGPPLLSSAALSPFQCSTSAAGPHQQFPLNWIPTNLSRRCKAALPSQDPNMEIDPWTLLEDGTSCPNTNSGSNSANGVTGDHANLKACSFLKDSVRGWLMAY; encoded by the exons ATGCAAAGGTACACGGGCGCTGGGCACAATGCTGGgtttggcggcggcgtgccagGCAGGGGGGTGGTGgcaggagggagggagaagggcaGGCTGGAGCCTTCTTCGTTCCATGGTGCCAATTACCCCGCGAACTTGAGGTG GCGGCAACCACTGGTAGCTCCTTACAAGCTGAAGTGTGACAAGGAATCACTCAATGCCAG GCTTGGTGCACCTGACTTCTATCCCCAGACATTGAGTTGTGCAGAAGAGACCTTAACCAAAGAATATGTGCAATCTGGGTACAAGGATACCGTTGAAGGAATTGAG GAAGCCAGAGAGATTGTACTCAGTCAGATTCCATACTTGAGCAAACCAGATATTGCTACAAAATGCAAGGAG GCACTAAAGAAGCGGTTCAGAGCGATCAATGAATCTCGTGCTCAGAAGAGGAAG GCTGGCCAAGTTTATGGGGTCCCTCTTTCTGGCTCGTTGCTGACAAAACCTGGGATGTATCCAGAGCAAATGCATAGCAATGAAGACACACGCAGAAAATGGATCGAG GCCCTTGTGCAACCAAACAGGCGTCTATGGTCATTAGCAGAGCAAGTTCCTCGTGGTTTTCGGAGGAAGTTACTCTTTAATTATCTTATCCGATATAATGTCCCACTGTTAAGAGCATCATGGCTTGTGAAGGTTACTTACCTTAATCAG GTTCAAACATCATCCAATAATGTTTCATCTGCTGCTCCTGATAGTTTGCGATCTCAGCACTGGACAAAGGATGTTATTGAATACTTGCAGCTGCTTTTGGACGAATTGTGTTCTAAAAATGGCTTTTTTGGACTTCCATCTTCTCAAGAACAGTCATTGCCATGCCTTGTTGCTGGAGACAGCCCAATTAAGTTAAAAACCGGGGCATCACCTGCTAGTGCAGATGTTGAGGAGCCTTCGCTACACTTTAAATGGTCGTATATGATTCGTATTGTTCAATGTCATCTCATGGAACAATTACTTGTTCCGTCGTTACTTATCGAATGGGTATTTAATCAGCTCCAG GAGAGAGACTCAACTGAGGTTTTAGAATTACTCTTGCCTATTGTACTTTCTTTGGTTGATACCATAACCCTCTCACAGACATATATCCACATGCTGGTGGAAATACTGATTCAACGTCTCAGTGATGCTTCTCCTGGCAGCTTAAGTGTTAAGAATAACCCAAAAAGGTCATCCATTACCTCTGCTTTAGTTGAGTTACTGCAGTACTTGATACTTGCTGTTCCCGATACATTTGTTTCTTTGGATTGCTTTCCACTTCCATCAGTTGTGGCTCCTGATGTATACGGTAAAGGTGCTCTTCTGAAAATAGCAGGTGGTGGTAAAATTGCTAGCTCTAGGAGACAGAATGCATCTCGACACCTCTCTTGTGGTTATGCCATTTGTTCAGTTCAAAGACGTGCATCTGATCTTTCTTTAGTTGCTAATCCTAATCTTCAAGTTCGTGGGGCAGCCAACGTAGTGCAAGCTTTGGACAAAGCACTTGTAACTGGAAACTTGACAGCAGCATATACATCAGTATTCAATTATCTATCAGATACCCTGATGGAAGAAACATGGATTAAAGAAGTCAGCCCTTGCTTGCGATCTTCTCTGATGTGGATGGGAGCTGTTGAGTTATCCCTTGTCTGCTCTGTGTTTTTCATTTGTGAGTGGGCAACATGTACTTTCCGTGATTGCCGTACATCACaatgccaaaatgtaaaattttcaGGAAGCAAAGATTTCTCTCAGGTCTATATGGCAGTTTCCCTGTTGAAGGATAAAATGAATGAGATAAATAATTTATCTTCTTCCAAGAGCAGCAGTCAGCTTGCAATGAAGGATCACCTTAAAAGTGCTACTCTGAATCATTCTTCTATCAAGGTGACAGCAATGGAGACTGCTTCTGGATTTAGAGACAGTACAGGTAGCATTGATGAGAATAACAAAAAGGATATCTTCAGCAGCCCAGGTCCACTGCATGACATTATTGTATGCTGGTTGGATCAACATGAGATTAGTGATGCTTCGGGATTTAAAAGTGTGGATGTTTTCATGACTGAACTTATTCGCAGTGGTATATTTTATCCTCAGACATATGTGAGACAACTAATTGTTAGTGGAATCACCATTTGGAATGATAGCTTGTTTGATCTGGAAAAGAAAACGAGGCATTACAAAATTCTGAAGCACCTGCCAGGGTTTTGCTTATTTAATATCCTTGAGGAAGCTAAGATTGCTGAAGATCAAGTCCTTTATGAAATTGTGTCAACATATTCTAGTGAGCGTCGACTTGTGCTTTCTGAGCTTTCAAGTGGTCTGGCTACTGATGCAAATGTTGAAGGCAGGGTCCCTTTGAGTTCCTGCCTTCAGAAACAGCCTGATCTTCTAATGGATTCAACAGATGATAATCATGGCAGAGTGGCAGTTCAAGTAGAAGAGGTAAAACTTATGATATCAGGTCTGTTGAATTTGGGATACTCTACACTCTTGGCTGAATCAGGAagagaagaaacaaaaaaaaccaagaaAGGACAAACAGATTTGGTAGACTCAGAAGAAGATGTTGGGCATGCAAAAACTGGCTGTAAGGATAGTAGTAGGACCAAGAGACAGAAGTTGGATAAGAACGTGTTTCCTTTCCAAGGGTCCCCATTGGTTCAATCAGATGAGGAAGATTTTTGGTGGGTAAGGAAAGAGCAGAAGCAGGAATTGTTTACTGTTGAAACAATACATCAGTCAATTGAACAAACAAGTGGAGGTAAGGCAACAGTAGTGCAAAAGACACAAAATATAGCACAACTTGCAGCTGCTAGAATCGATGGTAGCCAGGGGGCATCTACTAGTCACGTGTGTGATAACAATCTGAGTTGTCCCCACCATAAACCTGGCACTAACTCTGACATTCTTAAAGACGCTGATCATATGAGTATGTTGACTCTGGCTGAAGTTGGCAAATCACTTAAGAGACTTAGATTGCTTGAAAGAAGATCCATTTCAATCTGGCTGCTGAAGTCCATAAAACAACTAATTGAAGGAGATGAAGTGAAACATTCTAAGGCTAATAACTCCATAAGTGCCTCCACTGTGCAGCATAGTGGTAAAATTGCATCTGGATGGAGGTTTGGAGAAGATGAACTTCTGTCAGTGCTGTACATAATGGATACATGTTGTGATTTACTCTCCTCTGTAAGGTTGCTTATATGGCTTCTATCAAAGATTTATATTGGAAGGACCACATCTGGTCAAGTTGGAAGAGGTGTTATGCACCCAAAACATAAAGAAAACCAAGTTTTCCAAGTAGCCGAAGCTTTTCTGTTCTCATCCTTGCTCAG GTATGAGAACATCCTTATTGCAATGGATCTTTTGCCCGAGGTTTTGAGTGTTTCAATGAATAGAACTGTTCATAAGTCAGGTGAAAGGCAGTCTACTTCAGTAGCTTTTGCTTATGCTCGATATTTCTTAAGGAAATACAGAGATGTGACTAGTGTTGCTAGGTGGGAAAGAAATTTTAGGTCCACATCTGATAAAAGGCTGCTTGCTGAACTGGATAGTGGAAAGTCAATCACTGGTGATTCAATTATTTCTGGAATTTCATCAGGTGAAGAACTTGATGGGCATGTCCATAAAAAATTGAATGGGAAAGCAGGAGTACTTCCAAGTATGAAGGAGATAGTGCAACGGCAAACTGACGAGTTTTTACGCAACCTAAGGGAAAATAATGCTACAGCACCAAAGAACCCATCTTTTTCTGAAACGGAAGATAGCTATCAAACTGCTCATGACATTGTTTTGGGATTGGCAGACTGTATCAGACAAAATGGAGGAGCAAATCCAGATGGAGATCATTCTTTAGTTGCTTCTGCTGTTTCTGCAATTGTTGACAATGCTGGGCATGCAATAGCTAAACACTTGGATATTTCAGGTGGTAACAATCCAGGTGTTACCTCAATTAATTCATTAAACTTGATTCAACACATTTTGGATATCCACATAAACTCTCTGGCCTTGCTAAGAGAAACTTTAGGTGATCGATTTAGTAGAATATTTGAAATATCTCTTGCTGTTGAAGCTTCTTCAGCTGTTGCAGCATCTTTTGCTCCTCCTAAGGCTCACCGCAGTCAACAGTCTTCTGAGACCCATGATGAAAGTGGAAATCATGCAAATGAAGTTCCAAGTAATCCGTCAAAATGTTTTAATGTTAAGGCTGTAAAAGTTTCTGCTGCTGTTTCTGCACTAGTTGTTGGAGCTATTATTTATGGGGTTGTCAGTCTAGAGCGGATGATGGTGGTCCTAAGATTAAAAGAAGGTTTGGACATTCTGCAGTTCTTAAGAATTTCCAAAGCTAGCACAAATGGTGTGACCCACTCCATTGGAAATTTCAAAATTGACAGTTCCACTGAAGTTTTGGTACATTGGTTTAAGATTCTAATAGGGAACTGTAAGACAGTTTATAATGGAGTGATCGCAGAGATTCTAGGTGATTCTTATGTCCTTGCCTTTTCAAGGTTGCAACGGACGCTTCCATTGGGTATAGTTCTTCCTCCAGCTTATTCAATATTTGCTATGGTCCTTTGGCGACCATATTTATATGACACCAGTACATCGAATCATGAAGACATTCAGCTTTATCAGTCTCTACTGGGTGCAATTAGTGATATCACAAGACATCAGCCTTTTCGAGATGTCTGCTTCCGTAACATGCATCTTTTCtatgatcttctggctgcggatGTTGGTGATTCAGAGTTTGCTGCAATCGTTGAACTTCGAAGCCCTGATGAATGTTTGAAAGCTCTTTCACCTCTTCGTGCCCGGGTTTTCCTGAATGCTCTTCTTGATTGTGAAATACCAGTAACAATGAGAGACGATGGTACATATGCTTTAGAGCCTGGTTGTGCAGAAGCTAGTACCAAGAATGATGTAAAGTTTCCAGAGAGGCTTATAGAAATTCTGAATGTCCTACAGCCTGCAAAGTTCCATTGGCAATGGGTTGAGTTGAGGCTGCTTTTGGATGAGCAATCTCTTATTGAGAAACCAAAGAATGTGCCATATGTAAAAGCACTTCGATCCCTATCCCCTAATGCTGAGAATTTTACCCTCTCTGAAAGGGAAAAGGGGCTTACTGAAGTTATTTTGTCTAGGCTACTTGTCAGACCTGATGCTGCTCCTCTATACTCAGAACTTATTCACCTTCTTGGAAAGCTACAAGAGTCATTCGTGATGGGTATCAAATGGTTCTTACAAGGGCAAGATGTTCTTTTGGGAAACAACTCTGTAAGACAACAGCTTGTTAACTTGACTCAGCGCAAAGGATTTCCAATGAAGACACAGTTTTGGAAGCCATGGGGATGGTCAAAATTAGTCGGATATGCTAATGCTAATAAAAGCTCCAAAAGGAAGTTAGAAGTTACTTCAATTGAGGAAAGAGAAGTTGATGGCTTGATTGATTCTAGAAAATCCAGTAATAGGAAGTCGCTAAATGTGGGTACAAGCCCAGAAGGGCATGGATCTACCCAAAAATATTTTACTCAGGAAGCCCTTGCTGAGTTAGTTTTGCCATGCATAGACAGAAGTTCTAGCGAGTTTCGCTTTGTATTTGCTGGTGATTTGATCAAACATATGGGTGTGATCAGTGAGCATATTAAAGCAGCAGTGTGGAACGGTATTAATAAACTGAATAGTTCAAATCCTTCAGGAAATGAAGGTTTGAGTAAACCCAATGGCCGCAAAGGAATCTTCAGTGGTAGTCCGAATATCAGGAAGCATAGCCCTGTACCTAATGATTCAACTACTCCTTCCGCATCAGCTTTACGATCATCAATATGGTTGCGCCTGCAATTCATCATTAGGCTACTTCCAGTAATTATTGCAGACAG TAACATGAGGCAAACGCTAGCTTCCTCCTTATTAAGCTTGGTTGGAACACGTGTGGTCTATGAAGATGCAGATTCACTTGAACCTTACATGGATGATGTCCTGCTTGATTGTCCAAGTGAAAGCCTATTCGATAGGCTTTTATGTGTCCTGCAAGCTTTGCTTGGCAATAGCCAACCAAGTTGGCTGAAGACTAAGCCAAGCTCCAAGCCAGCTGTTAAATTTTTGCGTGATCTTTCTGCAATTGATAAAGAGGTCACTAAGAGCTTGCAG TGTGCATTAGATCGCATGGAGTTGCCAGCAACAATCAGGCGGCGGATTCAAGTGGCTATGCCGATTCTACCTACTTCCCGCCTCTCCTCCATAACATGTGGTCCTCCTCTACTGTCCTCTGCTGCACTATCACCATTCCAGTGCAGTACATCTGCTGCAGGGCCTCACCAACAATTTCCCCTCAATTGGATTCCTACCAATCTCTCAAGAAGATGCAAGGCAGCGTTGCCTTCACAGGATCCTAACATGGAAATAGATCCTTGGACTTTGCTGGAAGACGGTACAAGCTGTCCAAATACCAACAGTGGCAGCAATTCTGCAAATGGTGTTACCGGTGACCATGCCAATCTGAAAGCTTGCAGCTTTCTCAAGGATTCTGTAAGG GGATGGCTGATGGCTTACTAA